One window of Canis lupus baileyi chromosome 21, mCanLup2.hap1, whole genome shotgun sequence genomic DNA carries:
- the CLP1 gene encoding polyribonucleotide 5'-hydroxyl-kinase Clp1: MGEEANDDKKPTTKFELERETELRFEVEASQSVQLELLAGMAEIFGTELTRNKKFTFDAGAKVAVFTWHGCSLQLSGRTEVAYVSKDTPMLLYLNTHTALEQMRRQAEKEEERGPRVMVVGPTDVGKSTVCRLLLNYAVRLGRRPTYVELDVGQGSVSIPGTMGALYIERPADVEEGFSIQAPLVYHFGSTTPGTNIKLYNKITSRLADVFNQRCEVNRRASVSGCVINTCGWVKGSGYQALVHAASAFEVDVVVVLDQERLYNELKRDLPHFVRTVLLPKSGGVVERSKDFRRECRDERIREYFYGFRGCFYPHAFNVKFSDVKIYKVGAPTIPDSCLPLGMSQEDNQLKLVPVTPGRDMVHHLLSVSTAEGTEENLSETSVAGFIVVTSVDLEHQVFTVLSPAPRPLPKNFLLIMDIRFMDLK, translated from the exons ATGGGAGAGGAAGCCAATGACGACAAGAAGCCAACAACTAAATTTGAACTAGAGCGAGAAACAGAACTTCGCTTTGAGGTGGAGGCATCTCAGTCAGTTCAGTTGGAGCTGCTGGCTGGCATGGCAGAAATATTTGGCACAGAGCTGACCCGAAACAAGAAATTCACCTTTGATGCTGGTGCCAAGGTGGCTGTTTTCACTTGGCATGGTTGTTCTTTACAGCTGAGTGGCCGCACCGAGGTGGCTTATGTCTCCAAGGACACTCCTATGTTGCTTTATCTCAACACTCACACAGCCTTGGAGCAGATGAGGAGGCAGGCGGAGAAGGAAGAAGAGCGAGGTCCCCGGGTGATGGTCGTGGGCCCCACTGATGTGGGCAAGTCCACAGTGTGCCGTCTGCTGCTCAACTATGCAGTGCGTTTGGGCCGCCGTCCCACTTatgtggagctggatgtgggccAGGGGTCTGTTTCCATCCCTGGTACCATGGGGGCCCTCTACATTGAGCGGCCAGCAGATGTCGAAGAGGGATTCTCTATCCAGGCCCCTCTGGTGTATCATTTTGGCTCCACCACTCCTGGCACCAACATCAAGCTTTATAATAAG ATTACATCTCGTTTAGCGGATGTGTTCAATCAAAGGTGTGAAGTGAACCGAAGGGCCTCTGTGAGTGGCTGTGTCATTAACACCTGTGGCTGGGTCAAGGGTTCTGGGTATCAGGCCCTGGTGCATGCAGCCTCAGCCTTTGAGGTAGACGTGGTTGTGGTTCTGGATCAAGAACGACTGTACAATGAACTAAAACGGGACCTGCCTCACTTCGTCCGAACTGTGCTGCTCCCTAAATCAGGGGGTGTGGTTGAACGCTCCAAAGACTTCCGGCGGGAGTGTAGGGATGAGCGTATCCGTGAGTATTTCTATGGATTCCGGGGCTGTTTCTATCCCCATGCCTTCAATGTCAAATTTTCAGATGTGAAAATCTACAAAGTTGGGGCACCCACCATCCCAGACTCCTGTTTGCCTTTGGGTATGTCTCAGGAGGACAATCAGCTCAAGCTAGTACCAGTCACACCTGGACGAGATATGGTGCACCACCTTCTGAGTGTTAGCACTGCTGAGGGCACAGAGGAGAACCTTTCTGAGACCAGTGTGGCTGGCTTCATCGTGGTGACCAGTGTGGACCTGGAACATCAGGTGTTTACTGTTCTCTCTCCAGCCCCCCGCCCACTGCCTAAGAACTTCCTTCTCATCATGGATATCCGGTTCATGGATCTTAAGTAG